In Candidatus Manganitrophus morganii, the genomic window AACTGGGCGGGTCGAATCGCCACGGTGTTGAGGTCGAGCGGTCGGTAGATCGGCTCCTGCCATCCGTCCGCCTGGATCTTCTGATGGAAATAACCTTGCGGATAAAGAAAGCCGACGCCGATGAGAGGGATCCCGAGATCCCCCGCCTCTTTACAGTGGTCTCCGGCCAAGAGGCCTAACCCGCCGGAGTAGATCGGCAGCGAGTTATGCAGTCCAAACTCCGCCGAGAAGTAGGCGATCGACGCGGAAGAAAGATCCGGGAATCTCTCGCCAAACCAGGTCGGGCGAGAACCGAGATCGGTGTCGAGCGCCTTGAGCACCGCATCATAACGACGGAGGAAGGTCGGGTCTTCCGCCACTTCCTTGAATCGCTCCTGCGCCAGTCCTTGTAATACCTTCACCGGATTGTGATTGGTCTGCTTCCAGAGGGGGCGATCGAGGGCCTCAAAGAGGGAGCGCGCCTCCGGGTGCCAGCTCCACCAAAGATTGTAAGCAAGCTCTTCCAACCGATTGATCCGTTGAGGAATTTGTAGCTGCTGCGTCATCAAATTAAATCCTTTCTTCACATGTATGCAAGAGACCCATCCAAGATTGAGGTGTCGTTTTCAAAAAGCATCTGCTTCAGGACACCTTTGTCCGGCCCAAAAATAAGATTGTATGTATTTGTGCCAGCTTAACAAAATCGGCTCTAAAGATCAACGAAAGACATAAAATAACCATCAGACACGATGTCTGTGTCAGAAGATAAAAACCACTATTTTTTTAATGTTCTTTCCGTCTCATTCTAATCTTTTGTGCCCTTTCGGTTTTGGTGTTTGGTTTTTCCTAAAAAATCGGTTATCATGTCGCCATGCCCGAACGTCCCGCCGAGGTTCGTCCCATCTTCGTCGTCTCCGACGCCACGGGAGAGACTGCGGAAAAAATCTGCCAGGCGGCGCTCTCTCAGTTCTCTCAAGATAAGACCATCTTGGCCCGCCGGCACTATATCCGCTCAGAAGCCCAAATTCAAGAGGTGCTCCAGGAAGCAAAGTCGCGCCAGGGGCTGATTATTTTCACCTTCGTCTCCGAGTCGCTTCGGCTCAAGATGCGCGAAGAGGCGCTCCAATCGGGGCTGCTCGCGGTCGATCTGCTGGGGCCGCTGTTGACGGCGATGAGCCACTTTCTCAATAGCCGGCCCCGCTCCGAGCCGGGACGCCTTCACCGGATCGATACCGACTATTTCAGCCGCGTCGAAGCGGTGCAGTTTACAGTGAAGCACGACGACGGCCAGAGCATTCAGGGGGTCGTTCAAGCCGATATCGTTCTGGTCGGCCCCTCCCGAACGGCGAAGACCCCTCTCTCCATCTACTTGGCGCAGTTCGGCTACAAGGTGGCGAATATCCCAATCATCTTGAATATTCCCCTACCGAAAGAGCTGCAGCGGGTCGATCCGGCGAAGGTCGTCGCCCTGATCATCGACCCCCAACGCCTCATGGAAATCCGCGAGGCGCGGCTGATGAAGCTGAACCGGCGGGTCGCCGGGTATGCCGACATGGAGCCGATCATCCAGGAGCTCAACTACTGCCGCGAGCTCTACCGCCAGAATCCGCAGTGGGGAATCATCGATGTGACGGGGCGCGCCGTAGAAGAGGTCGCAACCGACATCATGGGGTGGATCCGTCGCGCTGACCCCCTCCGATAGAAAGCCCCCTGAAGGCCGCCTTTCCCGCATGTTTGATCCCTGTGCTAAAATGAGTAGCGAGAGGATTGTTCCGATGGATTCTGCCTGGATCAAAGAAGCGACTGAAGCCGATTTCGAAGAGAAGGTGATCGCCGCATCGAAGACAACGCCGGTGCTGGTCGATTTCTGGGCGGAGTGGTGCGGCCCCTGCCGGATGCTCGCCCCGATTCTGGAGCGGGTGGTGGACGCCTTTCAGGGAAAGGTCCAACTGGTCAAGGTGAACACCGACGAAAATCCGAGCCTCGCGGGGCGGTATCGCATTCAGGGAATCCCTGCCGTGAAAGCCTTCGTCGACGGTCACCTGATCGACGAATTCGTCGGTGTTCTTCCAGAGAGGCAGATTCGGGAGTTCGTCGATAACCTCGTCCCCTCCGAGGCCGACCTCATCGCGCAGAAAGCGCGCCCCATGGAAGAAAAACAGCCGCTCGAAGCGCTCGGTCTCTACGAAGAAGCGCTCAAGCAAGAGCCGCAACATGCGGCTTCCCTGCTCGGAAAGCTCCGGCTCCTCCTGGCGCTCGGACGGGTTGAGGAAGCCCGCCTGTTCTTCAATCATCTTCCCGCCGCGCTTCAATTTCATGAGGAGACCCGCCGCCTTCAGATTCGGCTCGATCTCGCCCTTTCCCAAAAGAGCGGCCCGTCGCTGGCCGAGTTGCAAGACCGTGCGGCGCGCGAGCCGGAGAATCTGCAACATTCGTTTGATCTGGCCCATCGGCTTGCCGCCGACGGGAAATATGAAGAGGCGCTGGAAGCCTACCTTACAATCGTCCGGAAAGATCGCCGTTTCAAAGACGATGCCGCCCGCAAGGCGATGCTCCAACTCTTCGAGGTGATCGGTCTGCGTTCTCCCCTGGCGGAAAAATATCGGGAGAAGCTGGCGCAGATTCTTTTCTAACCCTTCCCTTCCCGCCGATTCACCATCCAGACGCTGACCAAAATCAACCCCATCCCCGCCAATTGTTTGATCGAGATCGTTTCCGAAAGGAGAACCACGCCCAATACCAGCGCCGTCACCGGGATCAGGTTGCTGAAGATAGACGCCCGCGTCGGGCCGACCGCCTGAAGACCGATGTTCCAGGCAAAGAAGGCAATGACGGAAGCAAAGAGGATCAGATAGGTCAGCGCCCC contains:
- a CDS encoding kinase/pyrophosphorylase → MPERPAEVRPIFVVSDATGETAEKICQAALSQFSQDKTILARRHYIRSEAQIQEVLQEAKSRQGLIIFTFVSESLRLKMREEALQSGLLAVDLLGPLLTAMSHFLNSRPRSEPGRLHRIDTDYFSRVEAVQFTVKHDDGQSIQGVVQADIVLVGPSRTAKTPLSIYLAQFGYKVANIPIILNIPLPKELQRVDPAKVVALIIDPQRLMEIREARLMKLNRRVAGYADMEPIIQELNYCRELYRQNPQWGIIDVTGRAVEEVATDIMGWIRRADPLR
- the trxA gene encoding thioredoxin, whose product is MDSAWIKEATEADFEEKVIAASKTTPVLVDFWAEWCGPCRMLAPILERVVDAFQGKVQLVKVNTDENPSLAGRYRIQGIPAVKAFVDGHLIDEFVGVLPERQIREFVDNLVPSEADLIAQKARPMEEKQPLEALGLYEEALKQEPQHAASLLGKLRLLLALGRVEEARLFFNHLPAALQFHEETRRLQIRLDLALSQKSGPSLAELQDRAAREPENLQHSFDLAHRLAADGKYEEALEAYLTIVRKDRRFKDDAARKAMLQLFEVIGLRSPLAEKYREKLAQILF